A genomic region of Trifolium pratense cultivar HEN17-A07 linkage group LG3, ARS_RC_1.1, whole genome shotgun sequence contains the following coding sequences:
- the LOC123914425 gene encoding pentatricopeptide repeat-containing protein At5g15280, mitochondrial — protein MLNSFTTLRRHYPNLLSSLHHLSTKTLTTNTSSLSNNTPPNSSLKPHLLELSTVIPEITRQFWRVPILKPQHVLQILLGFQSECTKVGIRVKKVQSLYEIFKWGVEKNDPHFLKSYEVMSLLLVHVGLFSEAENLITSLEGQGVSFGEFGNEIFDKLIEGYVCAKELEKAVFMYDGMKERGMVPSSLCYRVLVDYLVKMKRTQIAFRVAFDLVDLGENLSGDEMNNVEDVMVLLCIDGKIQEARSLIRKVLHLKNYEVSSFVFDEIAFGYCEKKDFKDLISFFVEVNCAPSVIAGNRVMNSMCKSYGVERASLFLKELESVGFSPNEVTYGILIGWSCHEGKMRNALSYLSVMLSKNFVPCLCTYNALISGLFKVGMLEHAREILDEMIDRGTTPDISSFRVLIAGYCKSGRFDKVKSLVGEMESLGLVKLSSIESPLSKAFQILGLNPLSVRLKRDNDKKLFKAEFFDEMGNALYLDTDVDEFENHVTSVLEESILPNFNSSVRKECNSNNLKHALTLVEEMLCWGQELLMPELLKLVRQLCSSRSQITSVIRLLEKMPRSARELDEETLNLIVRAYSKKGLLCRAKSLLDEMLQNKFHIENETFTSLLIPLCKKGNMMDFNYYWNIACRSKWSPKLEEFKHLLGHICHWKILPEALQLLEIMILSYPHLRLDIYHIFLEVLSANGLTETVLVVLKQLQHCSFLDHAGYNNLIRGLCNEGKFSLAFTILEDMLDRNLTPCLDVSVLLIPQLCKAQRYDKAIALEEIILKEQPSFPHAAYHALICGFCNTGNIEKADSLFRDMLSKGLSFDDNLCNMLIQGYCKANDLRKVGELLGVAIRKSYELSLSSYRNLVRSMCMKGRAAFALNLKNLMLAQCQFDDVIIYNILIFYLLSSGNRLDVKKILTEMEEKKVILDEVGQNFLVYGFLQCKDLSGSLHYLTTMISKGLKPSNRSLRKVINSLCDVGELQKALGLSREMGLRQWTHDSVIQTTIAESLLSCGLVKEAESFLDRVEDESLTPDNINYDYLIKRFCQYGRLKKSVHLMNIMLKKSNIPISTSYDFLIHGLCAQNELDIASDFYSEMLNWNLKPRISTLEMLVFSFCERQRTEQAEQFLVDMIRGGATPTRKMYCTVIKSYHTENNLRKASELVQAMQEKGYQPDFDIHWSLVSNLSNAKEKDTTDNGSKGFLSRLLSKTGFLRKR, from the coding sequence ATGCTCAACTCTTTCACCACCCTCCGCCGCCACTACCCAAatcttctctcttctcttcacCACCTCTCCACCAAAACATTAACAACAAACACTTCTTCCCTTTCAAACAATACACCCCCCAATTCTTCTCTCAAACCCCACCTTCTAGAACTTTCCACTGTTATCCCCGAAATCACGCGCCAATTTTGGAGAGTTCCAATTTTGAAACCCCAACATGTTCTTCAAATTTTACTTGGTTTTCAATCTGAGTGTACAAAAGTTGGTATTCGCGTCAAAAAGGTTCAATCtttgtatgaaattttcaaatggGGTGTTGAAAAAAATGACCCCCATTTTCTGAAATCTTATGAGGTTATGTCATTGCTTCTTGTTCATGTTGGGTTGTTTTCAGAAGCTGAGAATTTGATTACTTCATTAGAGGGTCAAGGAGTTTCTTTCGGTGAATTTGGTAATGagatttttgataaattaattgaaGGCTATGTTTGTGCGAAGGAATTGGAAAAAGCAGTTTTTATGTATGACGGTATGAAGGAACGAGGAATGGTTCCTTCGAGCTTGTGTTATCGGGTTTTGGTTGATTACTTGGTGAAGATGAAGAGAACACAGATTGCGTTTCGTGTGGCGTTTGATTTGGTGGATTTGGGTGAAAATTTGAGTGGTGATGAGATGAATAATGTGGAGGATGTTATGGTTTTGCTTTGCATTGATGGGAAGATTCAGGAAGCCAGAAGCTTGATTCGGAAAGTTTTGCATTTGAAAAACTATGAGGTTAGTAGCTTTGTTTTTGATGAAATTGCATTTGGATATTGTGAGAAGAAGGATTTTAAAGATTTGATTAGTTTCTTTGTTGAAGTAAATTGTGCTCCTAGTGTAATAGCTGGTAATAGAGTTATGAATTCTATGTGCAAAAGCTATGGTGTAGAAAGAGCAAGTTTGTTTTTGAAGGAACTAGAAAGTGTAGGTTTTAGTCCTAATGAAGTAACCTATGGAATATTAATTGGTTGGAGTTGTCATGAAGGGAAAATGAGAAATgcattgagttatttatcggtCATGTTATCGAAAAACTTTGTGCCgtgtttatgtacttataatgcTCTTATAAGTGGGTTGTTTAAAGTAGGTATGTTAGAGCATGCTAGGGAAATTCTTGATGAGATGATTGATAGAGGAACAACACCCGACATTTCGAGTTTTAGGGTTCTTATAGCAGGGTATTGTAAGTCTGGACGGTTTGATAAAGTGAAAAGTTTGGTTGGTGAGATGGAGAGCCTTGGTTTGGTTAAACTTTCTTCGATAGAGAGTCCACTTTCCAAGGCATTTCAGATTTTGGGCTTGAACCCTTTGAGCGTGAGGTTGAAACGAGACAATGACAAGAAACTTTTCAAAGCAGAGTTCTTTGACGAAATGGGAAATGCACTTTATTTGGATACTGATGTTGACGAGTTTGAGAATCATGTTACTTCGGTTCTTGAAGAATCCATATTACCAAACTTCAATTCTTCTGTCAGAAAGGAATGCAACAGTAATAACCTAAAACATGCATTGACTTTGGTTGAAGAAATGCTTTGTTGGGGCCAAGAATTGCTTATGCCCGAATTATTGAAGTTAGTGAGACAACTCTGTTCGTCGCGATCACAAATCACATCAGTGATCAGACTTTTGGAGAAAATGCCACGGTCTGCACGTGAACTTGATGAGGAAACCCTCAATTTGATTGTACGGGCATACAGCAAGAAGGGTTTACTGTGCCGAGCAAAATCTTTACTCGATGAAATGCttcaaaacaaatttcatattgAAAATGAGACATTTACCTCGTTACTCATACCTTTATGTAAGAAAGGAAACATGATGGACTTTAATTATTACTGGAACATTGCTTGTAGAAGTAAATGGTCACCAAAGTTGGAGGAATTTAAACATCTTCTTGGTCATATCTGCCATTGGAAAATTCTTCCTGAAGCATTACAGCTTCTTGAAATCATGATTTTATCATACCCTCACCTAAGGTTagatatatatcatatatttctAGAAGTACTTTCTGCTAACGGTCTTACAGAAACTGTGCTTGTAGTTTTAAAACAACTACAACATTGTTCATTCTTGGATCATGCTGGTTATAACAATCTTATAAGGGGTTTATGTAATGAGGGTAAATTTTCTCTAGCTTTTACAATATTGGAGGATATGCTGGATAGAAATTTGACACCTTGTTTGGATGTTTCAGTTTTATTAATCCCTCAATTATGCAAGGCTCAAAGATATGACAAAGCTATTGCATTAGAAGAGATCATTTTGAAAGAACAGCCTTCATTTCCTCATGCTGCTTATCATGCACTTATATGCGGATTTTGCAATACAGGGAACATTGAGAAAGCGGACTCTCTGTTCCGAGATATGTTATCTAAAGGATTAAGTTTCGATGATAATCTGTGTAACATGCTCATTCAGGGCTACTGCAAAGCTAATGACTTGAGAAAAGTGGGAGAGCTACTTGGTGTTGCAATAAGAAAGAGTTATGAGCTGTCGCTCTCAAGTTACAGGAACTTGGTGCGATCGATGTGTATGAAAGGTAGAGCCGCGTTCGCTCTGAACTTAAAGAATCTTATGCTCGCACAATGTCAATTTGATGACGTTATCATATATAACATTCTTATTTTCTATCTTTTGTCAAGTGGAAACCGTTTGGATGTTAAGAAGATACTAACTGAAATGGAAGAGAAGAAAGTTATACTTGACGAAGTTGGTCAAAACTTTCTTGTCTATGGTTTCTTGCAATGTAAAGATTTATCCGGTTCTTTGCATTATCTTACTACCATGATTTCAAAGGGACTCAAACCGAGTAACCGTAGCTTAAGGAAGGTAATCAATAGTCTGTGTGATGTTGGGGAGCTACAAAAAGCCTTGGGACTGAGTCGAGAAATGGGATTAAGACAATGGACACATGATTCTGTCATCCAAACAACTATTGCCGAAAGCCTTCTTTCCTGTGGTCTGGTAAAAGAAGCAGAAAGTTTTTTGGACAGGGTGGAAGATGAATCTCTAACTCCTGATAATATCAATTACGATTACCTGATTAAGCGTTTTTGCCAGTACGGAAGATTGAAGAAATCAGTTCATCTTATGAACATAATGCTAAAGAAATCCAACATTCCGATTTCAACCAGCTATGATTTTCTCATTCATGGACTGTGTGCACAAAATGAGTTAGACATAGCTTCAGATTTTTATTCTGAGATGCTAAACTGGAATCTCAAACCAAGAATCAGTACCCTGGAAATGCTTGTGTTTAGCTTCTGTGAACGTCAGAGGACAGAACAAGCAGAACAATTCCTAGTGGACATGATTCGCGGAGGTGCAACTCCAACCAGAAAAATGTATTGCACTGTAATTAAAAGTTATCACACAGAAAATAATCTTCGGAAGGCGTCAGAGCTCGTGCAAGCCATGCAGGAAAAGGGCTACCAGCCTGACTTTGATATACATTGGTCTCTCGTAAGCAACTTAAGCAATGCCAAAGAAAAGGACACTACTGATAATGGTAGCAAGGGATTTTTATCAAGGCTTCTTTCTAAAACAGGCTTTCTTCGAAAGAGATAA
- the LOC123914426 gene encoding imidazole glycerol phosphate synthase hisHF, chloroplastic-like, with translation MEAPPLTPSYSPTSLLIRHKNPSSVTTFSRSPNVKNRTNFSIHASSSADSVVTLLDYGAGNVRSVRNAIKFLGFEIKDVQTPEDILNASRLVFPGVGAFAPAMEVLSKTGMGEALCSYIEKDRPFLGICLGLQLLFESSEENGPIKGLGLIPGTVGRFDSSNGFRVPHIGWNALQIAKESEILDDVGNHHVYFVHSYRAMPSDDNKEWISSTCDYGDKFIASIKRGNVHAVQFHPEKSGDVGLSILRRFLYPKSNVAKKTGEGKASKLAKRVIACLDVRANDNGDLVVTKGDQYDVRENTKENEVRNLGKPVELAEQYYKDGADEVSFLNITGFRDFPLGDLPMLQVLRYTSENVFVPLTVGGGIRDFTDSQGRHYSSLEVAAEYFRSGADKISIGSDAVYAAEEYLRTGVKTGKTSLEQISRVYGNQAVVVSIDPRRVYINNPNDVQFQTIKVSSPGPNGEEYAWYQCTVNGGREGRPIGAYELAKAVEELGAGEILLNCIDCDGQGKGFDVDLIKLISDAVSIPVIASSGAGVPDHFSDVFTKTNASAALAAGIFHRKEVPIQSVKEHLLKEGIEVRI, from the exons atggAGGCGCCGCCATTGACGCCATCATATTCCCCTACTTCTCTTCTCATCCGTCACAAAAATCCATCATCCGTCACTACATTTTCTCGCTCCCCCAATGTCAAAAACCGAACCAACTTCTCAATTCATGCTTCATCTTCTGCTGATTCTG TTGTGACTTTGCTTGATTATGGTGCTGGCAATGTTAGGAGTGTTAGGAATGCTATCAAATTCCTCGGATTTGAAATCAAAGAT GTTCAAACACCAGAAGATATTTTGAATGCAAGCCGTTTAGTCTTTCCGGGTGTTGGAGCATTTGCACCTGCTATGGAGGTGTTAAGTAAAACTgg GATGGGTGAAGCACTATGTTCATATATTGAAAAGGATCGCCCATTTTTAGGCATTTGTCTTGGACTTCAATTGCTTTTTGAATCCAGTGAGGAGAATGGACCAA TAAAAGGTCTTGGCTTAATACCTGGAACCGTTGGGCGATTTGATTCATCAAATGGTTTTAGAGTGCCACATATTGGATGGAACGCTTTACAAATCGCAAAGGAGTCAGAAATTTTGGATGATGTTGGAAACCACCATGTCTATTTTGTGCACTCTTACCGTGCCATGCCT TCAGATGATAACAAAGAGTGGATATCCTCCACCTGTGACTATGGTGATAAATTTATAGCATCTATTAAAAGAGGAAATGTGCATGCAGTTCAGTTCCATCCAGAGAAGAGTGGAG ATGTTGGTCTTTCTATTTTGAGAAGATTCTTGTATCCGAAATCAAATGTGGCAAAG AAGACTGGTGAAGGCAAAGCTTCAAAACTTGCAAAAAGG GTGATTGCATGTCTTGATGTGAGAGCAAATGATAACGGGGACCTTGTTGTAACCAAAGGAGACCAGTATGATGTAAGAGAAAATACAAAAGAGAATGAG GTTAGGAATCTTGGCAAGCCAGTTGAGCTTGCTGAACAGTACTATAAAGATGGAGCTGATGAG GTCAGCTTTCTAAACATAACTGGATTTCGCGACTTCCCTCTTGGCGATTTACCGATGTTGCAG GTATTGCGATACACATCAGAAAATGTTTTTGTACCCTTAACAGTTGGTGGCGGAATTAGAGATTTTACAGATTCGCAAGGaag GCACTATTCTAGTTTGGAAGTAGCTGCCGAATATTTTAGGTCTGGTGCTGACAAGATATCCATTGGAAGTGATGCGGTTTATGCTGCTGAAGAATATTTAAGAACTGGA GTAAAGACAGGAAAGACCAGTTTAGAGCAGATATCAAGAGTTTATGGGAATCAG GCAGTGGTTGTTAGTATTGATCCCCGTAGAGTTtacataaacaatccaaatgaCGTGCAATTCCAGACCATAAAGGTTTCAAGTCCAG GTCCAAATGGAGAAGAATACGCCTGGTATCAGTGTACA GTTAATGGTGGGCGTGAAGGCCGACCTATTGGTGCTTATGAACTAGCAAAAGCTGTTGAAGAACTTGGTGCTGGAGAAATACTATTAAACTGCATTGATTGTGATG GTCAAGGAAAAGGATTTGATGTagatttaattaagttaatatcAGATGCTGTAAGTATCCCCGTGATTGCTAGTAGTGGTGCTGGCGTTCCTGACCACTTTTCCGACGTGTTTACTAAAACCAATGCATCTGCCGCACTTGCTGCAGGCATTTTTCACAGGAAGGAG GTACCTATTCAGTCTGTGAAAGAACATTTGTTGAAGGAAGGCATAGAAGTCAGAATCTGA
- the LOC123916164 gene encoding glycine-rich cell wall structural protein-like has translation MASSSRVLLFVVLGVLVCSSIDARKLGSDKGLRDEKTFFRRPGFGGGAGGGGGGGFGGGGGSGGGLGGGSGGGFGAGAGGGAGSGLGGGGGFGGGGGGGFGGGGGAGGGSGFGGGSGFGGGAGAGSGLGGGGGFGGGGGSGGGGGLGGAGSGGGFGGGAGGGVGSGFP, from the coding sequence ATGGCTTCAAGTTCTAGGGTTCTTCTTTTTGTGGTTCTTGGTGTTCTTGTTTGTAGTAGCATTGATGCAAGGAAGCTTGGGAGTGATAAGGGTTTAAGGGATGAGAAGACTTTCTTTCGTCGTCCAGGGTTCGGTGGAGGTGCAGGAGGAGGAGGCGGCGGTGGTTTTGGTGGTGGAGGTGGTAGTGGAGGAGGGTTAGGTGGTGGTTCAGGAGGTGGATTTGGTGCCGGTGCTGGTGGAGGAGCTGGAAGTGGACTAGGAGGTGGAGGCGGttttggtggtggtggaggtggtggaTTTGGTGGAGGCGGTGGTGCTGGTGGAGGATCAGGGTTTGGAGGAGGATCGGGATTTGGTGGTGGTGCAGGTGCTGGTAGTGGACTTGGAGGAGGTGGTGGTTTTGGTGGTGGAGGTGGTAGTGGAGGAGGAGGTGGACTTGGCGGTGCTGGATCCGGTGGAGGATTTGGTGGTGGAGCTGGAGGTGGAGTTggaagtggatttccataa
- the LOC123916166 gene encoding glycine-rich protein 23-like, which yields MASSSKVLLFVLLGVLVCSNIDARKLGSDKGLSDEKTFFHRPGYGGGAGGGGGFGGGGGSGGGIGGGSGGGFGAGAGGGAGSGLGGGGGFGGGGGGGVGGGSGFGGGSGFGGGAGAGAGSGLGGGGGGGFGGGGGGGLGGGGSGGGFGGGAGGGVGSGFP from the coding sequence ATGGCTTCAAGTTCTAAGGTTCTTCTTTTTGTGCTTCTTGGTGTTCTTGTTTGTAGTAACATTGATGCAAGGAAGCTTGGGAGTGATAAGGGTTTAAGCGATGAGAAGACTTTCTTTCATCGTCCAGGATACGGTGGAGGTGCAGGAGGAGGTGGTGGTTTTGGTGGTGGAGGTGGTAGTGGAGGAGGGATAGGTGGTGGTTCAGGAGGTGGATTTGGTGCAGGTGCAGGTGGAGGGGCCGGAAGTGGACTTGGAGGTGGAGGAGGTTTCGGTGGTGGTGGAGGCGGTGGTGTTGGTGGAGGATCAGGGTTTGGAGGAGGATCAGGATTTGGAGGTGGTGCAGGTGCGGGTGCTGGTAGTGGACTTGGAGGAGGTGGCGGAGGAGGAtttggaggtggtggtggtggtggactTGGCGGTGGTGGATCCGGTGGTGGATTTGGTGGTGGAGCTGGAGGTGGAGTTGGAAGTGGTTTTCCATGA